The Nyctibius grandis isolate bNycGra1 chromosome 14, bNycGra1.pri, whole genome shotgun sequence genome segment CTCATGACCTGGTACCAAAAGAGTGACAGAGAATTTTCCATCCGGAGTCCTTTCAGCATCCTTGTTGAAAACAGCTAATGCAGTCAAAATAATCGCTTAACCTGCTTAGATTCAGAAAAAGCAGTGACGTTCCTAAAAGTTATGGTTTGAGATCATGGTATGCCTTCTGGGGAAAAGTTACTTCCCCAAACATATGTTTTAAGCTTATTCCTGTGCAGCGtggaagcacttttttttttggtctgacTAAGCAGCAGATGAGTTATAAAGTGACAGATGATCCTTGCACTGAAGAGCATATGCTGCTCCTTAATTGCCTTCTTCCAAAAGTGATACTTGCTAACAAGTGACATAtcattgcaaaaaaacccctgttaGACAATATTAGTACAATTCTCACAAAAACGCTGAATTCCTAGTTCTCTCTTCTGCAGGAGTTTGACAAGAAATACAATCCCACTTGGCACTGCATCGTGGGAAGGAACTTTGGCAGCTACGTGACTCATGAGACCAAGCACTTCATCTACTTCTACCTCGGCCAAGTTGCGATTCTTCTTTTCAAGTCTGGGTAGAACCACGGACTGTTACTGAAACTCGCACCTGGTTACAGGACTGCACACTAACTCCAAACAGCCTCCTACCTTCAGGAAACAGACCTTGATCTTCAGGTCTTTTGTTGTATTGTTAGATGTCAGGGATTTTGCTGTAGCAGCTGGTATTTTCATTGtggctataaaaaaaaaaggcaagagtgttttccttgtatttattttctttcaaaagacagCTTCTTTGCTAATAAAACTGTTGAAACAAGTTTATCCTTTAAGAGTCTTCTCTacctttcttccctctcagtGCTTGCATTACCCTCTTTATTCCACTGTGAATGAAGGAGGAACATCCCCACCTCCATTTCACCCCCCAAATCCACAGCATCTGAAGCCTGAGCTAATCTATGAATACATCATCAGTCAGTAACTGAGAACAACAGGAGATAGTTTCCCTGAGGGAAAAGAGACTGCTTTTCCATTCCTGATAAGCAAATTTTCAGCATGTGCAACCTCCGGTGCAAATTCTGGAGTTTAGATACATGGTGTTGCTTTTCTGATTTCAAGTGAACTGGTGAGCTAAAAGCCATAGTCCTTTCATCtcctgattttcagaagagacAAATTTTCATACGAGTTCATCACGTGGCTGTCACTTTAGAATGTAAATTTATACcttcta includes the following:
- the LOC137670139 gene encoding dynein light chain 1, cytoplasmic, coding for MSDRKAVIKNADMSEEMQQDSVECATQALEKYNIEKDIAAHIKKEFDKKYNPTWHCIVGRNFGSYVTHETKHFIYFYLGQVAILLFKSG